The DNA segment GGGCGGAGTCATTTTTCACTAAAGGATTTTGTTCATCTTATTGAAAGAAAAGAGTCGGATATAATGAAAGTTTCCACTTCATGGAAGCGCAAAAGTAGACATTGGGTGCTGGTTGTTCATACCCAGGATCTTGAAAAAAAACGCGAACAGGATATTATTCTGGTAGCCAAAAGAACAATTACGCCCAGTCAGAATATCGTGACAGAGATAAATCGTCTTAATATCGATGGAACTGACGCTCCGGATATTTTATTGTTGACATTGTTTCGGCAACTTCGATCGGTCTTTAATGGGTGATGTTTTTTTTGTTTGTGATAACTCTAGAAAAAATCTTGATTCTTTGTTTTTTTTCACTTATAAAATCACTGCTCAATAGTACCATAGCTAGTTAGTTTCGCCGGTTCGATGGAGGAGACGGTATGCCCCAGGTCGCTGCTAGAATTACAAATGATCAGGAAAAATGGCTCAAGGACTATTTCAAAACCAAAAGCGCTGGGGCTGAATTTATTCTGCCGTGGGCTGTTGATGTCTTTTTCAAGTCTATTAGAAATGTTTCCAGTGACTTTTCAGTTGCCGAACTGAAAACAATACTTGAGTCACATAGGGATGTGAAACTCCTGCCCAATCAATCCAAGCAGGCCTATTTGCTTTTGCGAGTTGAAGAAGCGTGTGAAGAGCATAGCGTACATATTCAGCATGGGGCCAGTAAATCAAACTTGGAAGTGAAGTTGCGGCGTTTGACGGATTTGCAGGCGACAGCTCTTATGATTTGGGCGACTGCATATTGGGTCAGTAAGGCCTGGAATGGGGTTTCAGTCGAAGATTATGTTAAGCTTTCATGTGGTTAAGCATTTTTTTGGGATGACGAACTAACAGTTTTTCGTTTTGTTACGATTATCGGCTGCAAGCGTTTATAGCTGCCGGTAGTCGTTTTTTTGTGGAGGTGGGATGGATAGATTGCCTTGTGTTCTCACGATAGCCGGTTCTGATTCCGGAGGTGGAGCTGGTATTCAAGCGGATATCAAGACCATAAGCATGCTTGGTGGCTATGCTGCCAGTGTCATCACCGCGTTGACTGCACAGAACACTAAAAACGTGACAGGAATTCATGCACCGTCTTCGCAATTTGTCGCTCAGCAGTTGTTGACCGTTACAGAAGATATTCAAATAGACGCTGCGAAAACCGGAATGCTTTTTTCTGAGCCAATCATAGAAGCAATAGCACCACTCCTGCGCCACAAAAAATACCCGTTAGTCGTTGACCCTGTTTGTGTTGCGACTTCCGGGGCCAAACTTCTCAAAGAAGACGCTGTGGATGCTCTGATCAGGTTGATATTCCCATGTGCGGATATCTTGACCCCGAATATTCCTGAAGCGGAAATGTTCACCGGTATCAAAATTTCTGACAGAGAAGACGTATTCAGAGCTGCCCGTATTCTCTTGGATATGGGACCGCATGCAGTGCTTATCAAGGGTGGGCACTCTCAATCTTGGGCCATAACAGATTGGTTTGTAGCAAGAGATCGTGACCCCATTCCTTTTTTACAACAACGTGTCCAAACAATTTCAACCCACGGAACAGGGTGTACTCTCTCGGCGGCCATAGCTACAGGGCTTGCACAGGGGCTAGAAATTGAAGCTACGATCAAAAAAGCTCAAGAGTATTTAAATCTTGGCCTGCGTGCGAGTTTTCCGATAGGTGAGGGGGGGGGGCCGCCAAACCATTTAGCCCCTTGGCTTAAAGTTGAAGCTCGTGAAAAGGTTTTGTCTGATTTAAATCAGTTCTGTCGATGGCTGGAAGCCTCTGATGGGATAGCTGCATTACTGCCAAAGGGGCGTGGAAATATAGCCATCTCCTTGCCCTATGCCAAAGATCTTTCGGAAGTCGCGAGCATGAGCGGAGGGATAGTCGGGACACACGGCGGTGATGCCCTTTCTGTCGGTTTTCCTGATTTTGGTGTTTCAGAAAGGACGGGAGCAACTCTTTTGGCTGTTCAACGCCTGAATCCTGAAGTAGGGTGCGCCGTTACCCTTGGTTTAACGAAAAAGATGAAACAGGTTCTTCATTTGTCCGACTTTGAATCCATCTGGATCAAGAGAGAAGGAAAGCCTGATTATATTTCGTTGGAGCATGGTCGATTTGAAGAGTGGGGAACTTTTACAATTTTAAAAGAACATAAGGCTCCGGGAATTGTTGAAGCAATAGCTGATCCTGGCGGATATGGCTATGAGCCTGTTTTAAGACTCTTGGCCAAAGACGTTGGAGATTTGGTTGAGAAGATGAAGAAACTTTTCAAAATTTTGAAAACATTGGATTGAGCATGCTAAAAAGCCTTCAATGCAGTTTTACTGCGGTATAAGGTTGACATATCTTCAGGAGCTTGCTTAATAAGCACGGTCTTTCTGCGGGCGTGGCGGAATTGGTAAACGCGCCAGATTTAGGATCTGGTACCTCACGGTTTGGGGGTTCGAGTCCCTCCGCCCGCACCAAAATTGCAATATCATGCACCCAAATGGGTGTTCAGGAGGAGACGTCGTCATGGAATATAATGTTGAAGAACTTTCTCCGGTAAAACGGAAAATTACCGTTGAGGTGCCGGCTGAGGAGGCCAACGCGGCTATTATGACCGCCATCGCCATGTATCGTATGCAGGCTGATGTGAAAGGTTTCCGTAAAGGTAAAGTCCCTTCCAGCGTCATTGAGTCCAAATTTCGTAAGCAAATTTACGGGGAAGCGACGACAGACCTGATCAATTATCAGATCAATGAAATTATGAGCGGGTTGAGCATTCAACCTATGTCTCGTATTGATGTTGATGCCAAAGAACTCGAGCGTGATAAAGATTTCACGTATGCTATTGAGTTCGAAGTCGCCCCCAAATTAGAATTGCCGAATTACAAGGGGCTTGCCGTCGATGAGATCAAGGCCTTTGTCGGTGATGCTGAGATTGCTGAAGTCGAGGCTCGTATTCTTGAGAATAATGCAGAAGTGAACGTGATTGAGGATGTGCGGCCCCCTCAAGACGGTGAAGTAGCTACAGTTACTTTTGGTGCCTACCAAGACGACAAAGTAGTTGAAGGCATCCAGGCTGAAAATTTTGATCTTATGCTGGGACAAGGTCAGGCTCTTCCCGATTTCGAAGATATGATCAAAGGGATGACTGCCGGTGAAGAAGGGGAAGTCGACATTACTTTCCCTGAAGACTTCATTAACGAAACTCTCGCAGGTCAGACTGTGACCATGAAAGCGAAATTGCACGCTGTCAAAGAACGTATCACTCCTGAAATGAATGATAGCGTTGCTAAGAAAGCTGGTTTTACAGATGTCGAGACCATGCGCAAAGGGATCCGGGAGTCTTATGCTCAGCAGCGCAAACAGATGAATAAGTCTGCAGCCCTGAGTCAGCTTTTGTCTCAGATCATTGACGGGATCACTGAATTCCCCTTGCCGCCATCCATGGTTGAAGATCGTATCGATAGGTTGATTCAAGACCTTGAATATAAGCTTGATCGCCAGGGGAAAGGGCTTCAGTCCTTGGGTAAGACTCCTCAGCAGATGCGTGACGAATTTAAGGATGAGGCAATCTCCACAGTCAAGTCTGAGATTTTCCTTTTGGCTGTTGCTGCTGAAGAAGGGCTAGAAATTACACCAGAAGAGATTGAGACAACCCTTTCTCAACTCGCCATGCAGACTCGCCAGCCTCTTCATGATCTTAAAAAATATTATGAAGATAATAATCTTATCGTTCCGCTTAAGGACCGTCTGTTGTGCGATAAAGCCTCAGAATTGATTTATGATTCTGCTGAAGTCAAAGAAATCGAGCCTCCTACCGTGACTGATGTAGTAGAAACTGCGGAAGCGGAAGCTACTGCTGCAAAGAGCGACACGGAAAAGTTCGAAAATAAGGCAGAGGCTGTTGCGTTCGCAGTGGCAAATCTGGGACTGAAAGAATCCACAGCAAAAGGGTATTCCTTGGCCAAGCTTCAGGAACGTGCCGAGGCATTCTGGGCAGAGCAGGAAGCCTAGCTATCATATTCTCTCTCAACTTTGCTCATACTGCGGCGGCCCGAGTTCTACGGGCCGCCGCTTTTTTATCAAAATACTCTTGACCTCGGCTTGATTATGCCTATTTAGAATGAGTATAATAAGTAAGTTTCCCTTGTCCTCAT comes from the Pseudodesulfovibrio piezophilus C1TLV30 genome and includes:
- the thiD gene encoding bifunctional hydroxymethylpyrimidine kinase/phosphomethylpyrimidine kinase, with the protein product MDRLPCVLTIAGSDSGGGAGIQADIKTISMLGGYAASVITALTAQNTKNVTGIHAPSSQFVAQQLLTVTEDIQIDAAKTGMLFSEPIIEAIAPLLRHKKYPLVVDPVCVATSGAKLLKEDAVDALIRLIFPCADILTPNIPEAEMFTGIKISDREDVFRAARILLDMGPHAVLIKGGHSQSWAITDWFVARDRDPIPFLQQRVQTISTHGTGCTLSAAIATGLAQGLEIEATIKKAQEYLNLGLRASFPIGEGGGPPNHLAPWLKVEAREKVLSDLNQFCRWLEASDGIAALLPKGRGNIAISLPYAKDLSEVASMSGGIVGTHGGDALSVGFPDFGVSERTGATLLAVQRLNPEVGCAVTLGLTKKMKQVLHLSDFESIWIKREGKPDYISLEHGRFEEWGTFTILKEHKAPGIVEAIADPGGYGYEPVLRLLAKDVGDLVEKMKKLFKILKTLD
- the tig gene encoding trigger factor, with translation MEYNVEELSPVKRKITVEVPAEEANAAIMTAIAMYRMQADVKGFRKGKVPSSVIESKFRKQIYGEATTDLINYQINEIMSGLSIQPMSRIDVDAKELERDKDFTYAIEFEVAPKLELPNYKGLAVDEIKAFVGDAEIAEVEARILENNAEVNVIEDVRPPQDGEVATVTFGAYQDDKVVEGIQAENFDLMLGQGQALPDFEDMIKGMTAGEEGEVDITFPEDFINETLAGQTVTMKAKLHAVKERITPEMNDSVAKKAGFTDVETMRKGIRESYAQQRKQMNKSAALSQLLSQIIDGITEFPLPPSMVEDRIDRLIQDLEYKLDRQGKGLQSLGKTPQQMRDEFKDEAISTVKSEIFLLAVAAEEGLEITPEEIETTLSQLAMQTRQPLHDLKKYYEDNNLIVPLKDRLLCDKASELIYDSAEVKEIEPPTVTDVVETAEAEATAAKSDTEKFENKAEAVAFAVANLGLKESTAKGYSLAKLQERAEAFWAEQEA